A stretch of DNA from Deinococcota bacterium:
TCGATGTCCGCCTGGCCGCCGCCCCAGGCCATCACGGGGCTGCGCAGCAGCGTCCACTGCCAGAGGCGCCCATTCAGGCTCAGGCTGTAGGCGTCGTGGCTGAGCAGCGCCACGGTGCGCCCGCCCAGCTCGAGCCGGGACCAGCCCTGCACCGGCCACTCCACCGGGCTCGGCTGACGCCGGACGTGCCCGCCGGCTTGAGCGTCCAGCCAGCTCTCGGGCGTCTCGCCGAGATGAATGGGCAGTTGCAGCAGCGTGAACCTCTCGCTGAAGTTTACCTCGAGCCTCATGTGAACGCGCGGCTCGCCGCGGTACAGCGACACCGTCCAGCGCACCGCCGAGTGGCCGAGGCGGCTGTCTAAGCGCGCGCGCACCCGCAGCGGCCCGCGCTCTTCGACCAGCCACGACCCCGCCGAAAAGACCTCGCGGACGCCCTTGTCGAAGCGGTCGCTGTGAAAGGTCCAGGTGTCGGTCATGTCCTCGCGCAGGTGCAGGCCGATGCCCGCGCCGCCCAGCAGCGGCTCGCCCTGGACCTCTATTTGCCCGATGCCCGTGGGCGCCAGCTCGAGGCGAAGGTGGCGGTTCATCAGGTGAGTTTGGGAGACCTCGAGCTCCGTCTCGAGCTCCGTCTCGGTATCCTCTTGGGGTTTGGCGTCGCTTCGCTGACTCTTCGGGTCGTCGCGCACCAGGAGCTGCGTCACGCCCCCGGCGGGAACGGTGACGGGGAAGAGGACGCGGTTGGCAAGCAGGACCTTCGCCTCGGGCTGGATGCGCTGGTGCGAGACGGGCGCGCCGTCCAAAGTCGAAAGCCAGCGCTCACCCCAGGGGTCGAAGTCCAGGAAGGGCTCGGCCTCGATATAGCCTTGCCAGTCCTTGGGCCCGGCGTTCATGGCGATGAGCTGCTGGTGGTTGACGGCGGGGAGTTCCCTGCGGCTCCAGCGGCGGCTGGTCTCGACGATCAGCTCCTCGCCGACGATGCGCGCGCGCCCCTGCATCGCCCGCACCGACGGCCACGCCGACGGGACCGAAGTTCCCGCTAAGACGTCGTGGAACTGCGTAAAGAGCAGGTCGTCCCAGGCGGCGTCTAAGCGCGCGTGAAGGTCGCGTCGTGTCTCGCCGCCGAAGCGGTCGATAAAGTCTTCGGCCTGAACGAGCAGCCCCTCGCCGTGGCGCTGCGCCTGCTTGATATCGTGCATGACGCTGTAGCAGCCGGGGAAGGTGTGTTGCAGTTCGCCCTCCACCACCGGCAACGCGCCCAGTCCTTCCTGGACGGCCTCGAAAAACGCGTCGGGGGTGCTGAAGCGCAGCTCGAGGCCGTCAAAGCTGTGGGCGTGCTCCAAGATGTACTCGATGTTGGCCTTGGTGGGACCGCCGCCGTGGTTGCCGACGCCGTAAAAGCACATGCTGTGCCCAAGGGCCTCGTCCGCGTCTTCAACGGCCAGCATGATCTGACCGTAGAGGTCGTCCGCGCGCGTGACGTAGGTAGGGTTGATGCGAAAGGCCGTCAGCTCGCCGTCGCCTGGCCCCCGCCAGCGAAAGGTCTGGGCGGGCAAGGGCTGCTGCTTGTCGTTCGGGCGGCAAAAGACGTAGCCCGTGTAGCCGTGGCTGGCGTAGAGGTCGGGCAGGGTGGCGGGGTGGCCGAAGGAGTCGACGTTGTAGCCGACGCGCGGCGTGACCCCAAAGCGCGAGTTGAAATAACGCCCGCCGTGAAGGAGCTGCCGATGCCAGCCCGCCTCGCTCGGCAGGTTGCAGTCGGGCTGGATGACCTGCCCGCCAGTGATGTGCCAGCGGCCCTCTTCGACCAGCTCTTTGACGCGCGCGAACAGCGCCGGGTCGAGCTTCTCGACCTGTGCGTAAAGCCAGCTTTCGCCGCGGGTATAGACGAAATCCGGGTAGTCGTCGCAGCGGTCGGCGGCCGAGCGGAAGGTCGCCAGCGCCTCGTCGACGCCCGCCTGCCAGTTCCAGAGCCAGACGGGGTCCAAGTGGGCGTTGCCGATCATGTGGACGACGGTGCTTGTAGGAGTGCTCGTAGGAGTGGTCGTGAGGGGGGTCATAATGAGGTCCGTTTCATGGTTGTAGTTTCATGGTTGCGGGGCTCCTTTGGAGTTCACGGGTCTGGGGCTCAAATAGCCTAGCGCGCCGAGAAAGGTATCGGCGTGGCGCAGGGTGGCTGTAAAGGTGCGCCCCTCGCCGCGGCCTGGGTTGAAAAAACCGTGGCCTTCGCCCGCGAAGCTGACGAGTTTGCAGGAGTTGCCGGTCTCCCGCATCCGCTTGGTAAAGGCCGCGGCGGTCCTGAGCGGGGTCGTCTCGTCGTCCTCGCCCTGGAGGATGAGGGTAGGCGGCAGATCCGGCCCGAGGTGGTGTAGTGGGGAGAGCTCGTGGCCGCGCCCGCCAAAGCGTTCGTGGCCAAAGCCCGTGGGGCTGGTGTCGAGGACGGGGTTGAAGAGGACGAGCGCGTCGGGGCGGGCGGACGGAGGGCTCTCCGCATCCTCGATTATCGCCGTACACGCCGCCAGGTGGCCCCCGGCCGAGCCGCCCGCCGCCACCAGGCGGTCCGCGTCGAAGCCCAGACGCTCGGCACGTTCGCGCAGCCAGCGGATGGCTGCGCGGGCGTCGGCGAGGCCGTCGAAAGGCGTCGCGCCGTGCCGGTTGCGCACGCGGTATTCGGCGCAAGCCGCGACCATGCCGCGCGCGGCGAAGTGCCGCGACTGCGGGGCGAACTGCTCGAGGTCGCCGTTCAGCCAGCCGCCCCCGCAGAAGAAGACGACGGCTCCCCCCGTCCTCGGCCCGACCGGCTCGTAGAGGCGCAGCTCGAGCGCCGCCCCACCCACGCGCTTGAAGACGTGCGCGCGCTCCGTCACCCTAAGCATGGCGGGGGGCGCCCCCGGTGCTCGGCGTGAAACGGCGGGTGGTGGTCGAACGCCGCACGACCTCGCGGAGGCTGCCCGCCGGGATCGTGCCGAGTGCTTCGGCCTGGACGAGCAGGTTGCCCATCAGCGTCGCCTCCGCCGGGCCGGCTAAGACCTCGCGGCCGCTGGCGTCGGCGCTGAGCTGGTTTAAGAGATCGATCTGTGCGCCGCCGCCGACGACATGGACCGTGCGAACGCGCAGGCCCGTCACCCGCTCGAGCCCGTTTAAGACCTCGGCGTAGCGCGCGGCCAGGCTTTCCAGGACGCAGCGCGTGACCGTGGCGCGCGAGGTCAGCGTGCGGCCGTGCCTCTCGGCGACGAGCCTACAGACGCGCTCCGGCATGTCCGGGCCGGGTGGCAGCAGCCGCGCGTCGTCAGGGTCGATGAGAAGGCCGAGCGGCCCGTGCGCCTCGGCTTCGCCCAGGAGGCTCTCGAAGCCGGGCTCGCCCCAGGCGGCGCGGCATTCCTGCAAAATCCACAGGCCCATCACGTTCTTGAGAAGCCGGGTGCTGCCGCGCACCCCCGCCTCGTTGCTCAAGTTCGCCCCCAGGGCCGCCGCCGTGAGGACGGGCGCCCCCGTCTCGACGCCGACGAGCGACCAGGTGCCGCTCGAGACGAACGCCCAGCCCTCCCCCTCGGCGGGCACGGCCGCCACCGCCGAGGCGGTGTCGTGCGTGGCGGGCGCGATCAGGGCGGTGCCCGCCAGGCCCGTGTCGCGGGCGACCTCGTTCGTGAGCGTGCCGAGGACGGTGCCCGGCTCGACCAGTTCGGGCAACAGCTGCGGAGGGAGTCCAAAGGCCGCCAAGACCTCCGGCGACCAGGCAGCGGTACGGGGGTCGAAAAGCTGCGTGGTCGAGGCGTTGGTCCTTTCGCCCACGATGCGCCCGCCCAGCCAGTAGTGAAAGAGGTCGGGAATCATCACCAGCCGCGCCGCGCGCGCCAGCAGGCCGGGCAGGTCGCGCTTGACCGCCAGGAGCTGGTAGAGGGTGTTGAAGGGCAAAAACTGCAGACCCGTCCGCTCGTAAAGCTCGCTCCGGGAGAGCGTCTTGAAGGCGTCCTCCATCACCCCGTCCGTGCGGGCGTCGCGGTAGTGGTGCGCGCCGTCCATGAGCAGGCCGTCCTCGTCGAGAAGGACGTAGTCCACGGCCCAGCTGTCCACCCCGACGCTGGCGACGGGCCCCGCGGCCGCGGCAAGTTTGAGCCCGCGCAGGACCTCGCGCCACAGGCCCAAGACGTCCCAGTAGAGGTGGCCGCGCAGCGACGCGGGCTCGTTATGGAAGCGGTGCAGGACCGTGACCTCGAGCCTGCCCCCTTCGAGCACGCCGAGCGCGACCCGCCCGCTCGAGGCGCCCAGGTCCACGGCCACATGGCGGCTCGCTTCAGCGCCCATCTTGAGCGCCCACCTTAAGCGTCCACCTCAGCGCACATAGGCGGCGGGGACGCCGCCGTCCACGGTGAGCACGCCGCC
This window harbors:
- a CDS encoding alpha/beta hydrolase, whose protein sequence is MLRVTERAHVFKRVGGAALELRLYEPVGPRTGGAVVFFCGGGWLNGDLEQFAPQSRHFAARGMVAACAEYRVRNRHGATPFDGLADARAAIRWLRERAERLGFDADRLVAAGGSAGGHLAACTAIIEDAESPPSARPDALVLFNPVLDTSPTGFGHERFGGRGHELSPLHHLGPDLPPTLILQGEDDETTPLRTAAAFTKRMRETGNSCKLVSFAGEGHGFFNPGRGEGRTFTATLRHADTFLGALGYLSPRPVNSKGAPQP
- a CDS encoding rhamnulokinase, translating into MGAEASRHVAVDLGASSGRVALGVLEGGRLEVTVLHRFHNEPASLRGHLYWDVLGLWREVLRGLKLAAAAGPVASVGVDSWAVDYVLLDEDGLLMDGAHHYRDARTDGVMEDAFKTLSRSELYERTGLQFLPFNTLYQLLAVKRDLPGLLARAARLVMIPDLFHYWLGGRIVGERTNASTTQLFDPRTAAWSPEVLAAFGLPPQLLPELVEPGTVLGTLTNEVARDTGLAGTALIAPATHDTASAVAAVPAEGEGWAFVSSGTWSLVGVETGAPVLTAAALGANLSNEAGVRGSTRLLKNVMGLWILQECRAAWGEPGFESLLGEAEAHGPLGLLIDPDDARLLPPGPDMPERVCRLVAERHGRTLTSRATVTRCVLESLAARYAEVLNGLERVTGLRVRTVHVVGGGAQIDLLNQLSADASGREVLAGPAEATLMGNLLVQAEALGTIPAGSLREVVRRSTTTRRFTPSTGGAPRHA